A genomic stretch from Petrimonas mucosa includes:
- a CDS encoding DUF721 domain-containing protein: protein MDKKNAQPIATILSAFFDENPGLKSSMAEHRAVSAWRELLGEGVSHYTRNVYFRRNVLHVQLTSSVLRAELIMNKQNLIDKLNEHAGMDVVSDILFH, encoded by the coding sequence ATGGATAAGAAAAATGCCCAACCCATAGCAACCATCCTCTCGGCTTTCTTCGATGAGAATCCCGGGTTGAAGAGCTCGATGGCCGAACACCGTGCCGTATCGGCATGGCGGGAACTGCTGGGCGAGGGTGTCTCGCACTATACCAGGAATGTCTATTTCCGGCGGAACGTCCTCCATGTGCAACTGACATCGTCGGTGTTGCGGGCCGAACTGATCATGAACAAACAGAACCTGATCGACAAGCTGAACGAACATGCAGGAATGGATGTAGTGAGCGACATCCTGTTCCATTAG
- the secG gene encoding preprotein translocase subunit SecG, with the protein MYIFITILILLAAILMILIVLVQNSKGGGLAAGFSSSNQIMGVRKTTDFLEKATWTLAATIIVLSILTAKYTTSRSTVPESQVEVEQPAPLNPATAPDVAPVLPVTPPSE; encoded by the coding sequence ATGTATATCTTCATTACCATCCTTATTTTGCTTGCTGCCATCCTGATGATTCTCATCGTGTTGGTGCAGAACTCCAAAGGCGGTGGATTGGCTGCAGGTTTCTCTTCATCGAATCAGATAATGGGTGTCCGCAAAACTACCGACTTCTTGGAGAAGGCAACTTGGACACTGGCTGCAACGATCATCGTTTTAAGTATCCTGACAGCGAAGTATACCACTTCAAGATCTACTGTTCCAGAATCGCAGGTTGAAGTAGAGCAACCGGCTCCGCTCAATCCGGCCACTGCGCCCGATGTAGCTCCGGTATTGCCGGTTACTCCTCCATCGGAATAA
- the lptE gene encoding LPS assembly lipoprotein LptE, giving the protein MMKRSTNIAIALLLLLNSCSISYKFSGASIDYNLTKTLQLGHFVNQAPLVYPPLEARFNEALKDMFTRNTRLQFVNQNGDMEIEGEIVGYELTPLAVQEDAFAAETRLTMNVRMRFRNNKIPGQDKEETISANRTFSSNVNLTDVQDQLIKELTDEIVDQIFNTTMANW; this is encoded by the coding sequence ATGATGAAAAGATCAACCAACATAGCAATAGCGCTGTTGCTCCTGCTGAACTCCTGTTCCATCTCTTACAAGTTCAGTGGGGCTTCCATCGACTATAACCTCACCAAGACGTTGCAGCTGGGTCATTTCGTGAACCAGGCCCCCTTGGTTTATCCGCCGCTGGAGGCTCGTTTCAATGAAGCCCTGAAAGATATGTTCACTCGCAACACCCGTCTGCAATTTGTGAACCAGAATGGCGATATGGAGATCGAGGGCGAGATTGTGGGGTACGAACTTACACCGCTTGCGGTGCAGGAAGATGCGTTTGCAGCCGAGACCCGTTTGACGATGAATGTCCGCATGCGTTTTCGCAACAACAAGATACCGGGGCAGGACAAGGAGGAGACTATATCTGCCAACCGCACTTTCTCCAGTAATGTCAACTTGACTGACGTGCAGGATCAGCTGATAAAGGAGCTTACCGACGAGATAGTGGATCAGATTTTCAATACGACAATGGCAAACTGGTAG
- a CDS encoding sigma-54 interaction domain-containing protein, which translates to MAKQNIQQVKQRFGIIGVSPGLDRAIDIALQVAPTDLSVLITGESGVGKENFPQIIHQYSRRKHGPYFAINCGSIPEGTIDSELFGHEKGSFTGALATRKGYFEVANGGTLFLDEVGELPLSTQARLLRVLETGEFIKVGSSQVEKSDVRVVAATNVNIAQAIERGKFREDLYYRLNSVPIRIPALRDRQEDIVLLFRKFASDCAEKYMMPPITLTDDAKELLKNFRWPGNVRQLKNVTEQISVIEHERVITSEILQKYLPKTETALPVLVSQFRDADQKNFSSEREILYQVLFDMRKDINDLKNVVKTILEDAASSVPKEDKTVFHSSVSQQENPSVALPLQYDELMHKKMHLGEMHDNAEFQEATEVEFANLSLEEAEKEMIMLALEKHNGKRKQAASELGISERTLYRKIKEYNLDK; encoded by the coding sequence ATGGCTAAACAAAATATACAACAAGTCAAGCAGCGTTTCGGCATTATTGGAGTATCTCCCGGATTGGACAGGGCGATCGATATCGCCTTGCAGGTTGCACCGACCGACCTTTCGGTGCTGATTACGGGTGAGAGTGGTGTCGGAAAGGAGAATTTTCCGCAGATTATCCACCAGTACAGTCGCCGCAAGCACGGTCCCTATTTTGCGATCAATTGCGGATCCATTCCCGAGGGAACCATCGACTCCGAGCTCTTCGGTCACGAGAAAGGGTCGTTTACGGGGGCGCTGGCAACACGGAAGGGATATTTTGAAGTGGCCAACGGCGGCACCCTCTTTCTCGATGAGGTGGGAGAGCTGCCGTTGTCTACACAGGCCCGGTTGTTGCGTGTGCTGGAGACCGGTGAGTTTATCAAGGTGGGATCTTCCCAGGTGGAAAAAAGCGATGTCCGGGTGGTAGCGGCCACCAACGTGAATATTGCCCAGGCCATTGAACGGGGGAAATTCAGGGAAGACCTCTATTACCGGTTGAACTCTGTCCCCATCCGCATCCCTGCACTTCGTGACAGACAAGAGGATATTGTCTTGCTCTTCAGAAAGTTTGCGAGCGACTGTGCCGAGAAATACATGATGCCGCCCATCACTTTGACCGACGATGCCAAGGAGTTGCTGAAAAACTTCCGCTGGCCCGGCAATGTACGGCAACTGAAAAACGTGACGGAACAGATCTCGGTAATCGAACATGAACGGGTGATCACCTCCGAGATCCTGCAGAAATATCTACCCAAAACAGAAACTGCCTTGCCTGTATTGGTTTCACAGTTCAGGGATGCAGACCAGAAAAATTTCTCGTCCGAACGGGAGATTCTCTATCAGGTACTTTTCGATATGCGGAAAGATATCAATGACCTGAAAAATGTGGTGAAGACCATACTGGAGGATGCCGCATCTTCAGTTCCGAAAGAGGATAAAACCGTATTCCATTCCTCCGTCTCCCAGCAGGAGAACCCTTCGGTGGCCCTGCCGTTGCAATACGACGAGTTGATGCACAAGAAGATGCACCTGGGTGAAATGCACGACAATGCCGAGTTCCAGGAGGCGACTGAAGTTGAGTTTGCAAACCTGTCGCTGGAGGAGGCGGAGAAGGAGATGATCATGCTGGCGTTGGAGAAACATAACGGTAAGCGTAAGCAGGCTGCCAGTGAGCTGGGTATTTCCGAACGGACCTTGTACCGGAAGATCAAGGAGTACAATCTAGACAAATGA
- a CDS encoding 1-acyl-sn-glycerol-3-phosphate acyltransferase, with protein sequence MKERLISDDEIRRFHPIFRGKNGEKYIKWGMKLSGLKNACEIYDRSKHLTGVAFCTDLLDKLGLKRTVVNAEVLEPFRVKPFIVVANHPNGHVDGIALIETVASRVDNFKVMVNFILGLVDTMDENFIKVNPYKHTDKMKHISLSGIKECIDHLRGGNPMGFFPAGSVSRLKFRNGRLMIHDRTWQPSVIKLIEKARVPVIPLYIDCRNRYLFYATRFICWQLQSLVLCHELYNKRGKEMTLTFGEPIMPETIRSFGSTDELGVFLRDKTYALAKKR encoded by the coding sequence ATGAAAGAACGCCTGATCAGTGATGACGAGATAAGAAGGTTTCATCCGATCTTTCGTGGAAAGAACGGAGAGAAGTACATAAAATGGGGAATGAAGTTGTCGGGGCTCAAAAATGCCTGCGAGATTTATGACCGATCGAAACACCTTACCGGCGTAGCTTTCTGCACCGATCTGCTCGACAAGCTGGGCCTGAAGCGTACAGTTGTGAATGCCGAGGTGTTGGAGCCATTCAGGGTTAAACCATTTATTGTGGTCGCCAATCATCCCAACGGTCACGTCGACGGGATCGCCCTCATCGAGACCGTTGCCTCCCGGGTGGACAACTTCAAGGTGATGGTCAACTTCATTCTTGGACTGGTAGATACGATGGATGAGAACTTCATCAAGGTCAATCCGTACAAGCATACCGATAAGATGAAGCACATCTCGCTCTCCGGTATAAAGGAGTGCATCGACCACTTGCGGGGAGGCAACCCGATGGGCTTTTTCCCGGCAGGATCGGTCTCCCGGTTAAAATTCCGCAATGGGCGGCTTATGATCCACGACCGCACCTGGCAACCTTCGGTAATCAAGCTCATTGAGAAGGCCCGGGTACCCGTTATCCCGCTTTACATCGATTGTCGGAACAGGTATCTCTTCTATGCTACCCGTTTTATCTGCTGGCAGCTGCAGAGTCTTGTCCTGTGCCACGAACTGTACAACAAGAGGGGGAAGGAGATGACATTGACGTTTGGTGAGCCTATCATGCCCGAAACGATCCGTTCGTTTGGCAGCACGGATGAGTTGGGTGTTTTTTTGCGTGATAAGACCTACGCATTGGCAAAAAAAAGGTAA
- the glmM gene encoding phosphoglucosamine mutase → MTLIKSISGIRGTIGGVVGENLTPVDIVKFTSAYALFIKNSTGNPRPRVVVGRDARISGSMVHSLVTGTLIGMGCDVTDIGMATTPTTEMAVVKEAASGGIIVTASHNPKQWNALKLLNGKGEFLNAEEGNLILQLAESESFVYASVDQLGEVSYKQYLHAHIQEILKLDLVDTDAIKAARFRVAVDAVNSVGGNAVPELLYALGVKEIFKLHCAPHGNFSHNPEPLPQNLTELSSLMKSSKADVGFAVDPDVDRLVIYGENGEPFGEEYTLVAVSDYVLQHTPGNTVSNLSSTRALRDVTLQRGGKYYAAAVGEVNVVTKMKEVGAVIGGEGNGGVIYPASHYGRDALVGIALFLTHLAKSGKKVSELRADYPGYFMSKQKIELTPDIDTDALLQKIKAHYSGEEVTDIDGVKIDFPDKWVHLRKSNTEPIIRIYSEAKSLEAAEAAGKEMIEYIEKFK, encoded by the coding sequence ATGACACTAATCAAATCCATATCAGGTATTAGGGGAACCATTGGCGGGGTTGTGGGCGAAAACCTCACCCCGGTCGATATAGTAAAGTTTACATCGGCATATGCATTGTTTATCAAAAACTCCACCGGCAATCCAAGACCAAGGGTGGTTGTAGGAAGGGATGCAAGGATATCGGGCAGTATGGTACACAGTCTTGTAACCGGTACCCTGATCGGCATGGGGTGCGACGTTACGGATATTGGGATGGCAACCACGCCTACCACCGAGATGGCAGTGGTAAAAGAGGCTGCATCTGGCGGTATCATCGTAACGGCCAGTCACAACCCGAAACAGTGGAATGCCTTGAAATTGCTGAATGGCAAAGGGGAGTTCCTCAATGCTGAAGAGGGTAACCTGATCCTGCAACTGGCCGAGTCGGAAAGTTTCGTATATGCTTCTGTGGACCAGCTGGGAGAGGTGAGCTACAAACAATACCTGCATGCCCATATCCAGGAGATACTTAAACTCGATCTCGTGGATACGGATGCCATTAAGGCTGCCCGCTTCAGGGTTGCGGTGGATGCGGTTAACTCGGTTGGAGGAAACGCTGTTCCTGAGTTGCTCTATGCATTGGGTGTAAAGGAGATCTTCAAGTTGCATTGTGCGCCGCACGGCAATTTCTCGCACAACCCCGAGCCGTTGCCTCAAAACCTGACTGAACTCTCCTCCTTGATGAAAAGCTCCAAGGCGGATGTCGGCTTTGCCGTCGATCCCGATGTGGACCGGCTGGTAATCTATGGCGAGAACGGTGAGCCGTTTGGCGAAGAGTATACCCTGGTCGCCGTTTCGGACTACGTGCTGCAACACACCCCTGGCAATACGGTTTCGAACCTGAGCTCGACCCGTGCCTTGCGTGATGTTACGTTGCAACGGGGCGGCAAATATTATGCAGCTGCAGTAGGTGAGGTTAACGTGGTGACAAAAATGAAGGAGGTTGGTGCCGTCATCGGAGGCGAAGGAAACGGCGGAGTAATCTATCCGGCATCCCATTATGGAAGGGATGCGTTGGTGGGAATCGCTCTCTTTCTGACCCATCTGGCTAAGTCGGGGAAGAAGGTAAGCGAACTCAGGGCAGATTATCCCGGCTACTTCATGTCGAAACAGAAGATCGAGCTTACTCCCGATATCGACACCGATGCCCTACTGCAAAAGATAAAGGCTCACTACAGCGGAGAGGAGGTAACCGATATCGACGGTGTGAAGATCGATTTTCCCGATAAATGGGTGCACTTGCGCAAGTCGAATACCGAACCGATTATCCGGATCTATTCGGAGGCAAAATCCCTTGAAGCGGCTGAAGCGGCCGGAAAAGAGATGATAGAATATATTGAAAAATTCAAATAA
- a CDS encoding DUF4827 family protein, with the protein MKKTYCIIFCLLGLALVGTSCNKRRTYAELLKDETRAIEKFILENKLVILDEFPENLVFKPNEFYRDPATGVYFNIIVPGDTAHKVKIGEEVYVRFSGLRYFTSSNDTTEYSNDNLITNPFPETFIYRGAVNVSNRSLYSGTTPGWVVPLTYIGHTGVVKMIVPFNMGSSSDQQSYSTTYYGNVKYRFESQS; encoded by the coding sequence ATGAAAAAAACATATTGCATTATATTTTGTCTATTGGGCCTGGCGCTGGTAGGCACATCCTGCAACAAGAGGAGGACATATGCTGAGCTTCTCAAGGATGAGACCCGGGCAATCGAAAAGTTCATCCTTGAAAATAAACTGGTCATCCTGGATGAATTTCCCGAGAATCTGGTTTTCAAACCCAACGAGTTCTATCGAGACCCCGCTACCGGCGTATATTTCAACATTATCGTGCCGGGAGATACCGCCCATAAGGTGAAAATTGGCGAGGAGGTCTACGTGAGGTTCAGCGGCCTGCGCTACTTCACCTCTTCGAATGACACGACCGAATATAGCAACGACAATCTGATAACCAACCCCTTTCCTGAAACATTCATCTACCGCGGAGCAGTAAATGTCTCCAACCGCTCCCTCTATTCAGGAACAACCCCCGGTTGGGTCGTCCCGCTCACCTATATTGGACATACTGGTGTGGTGAAAATGATCGTCCCGTTCAATATGGGCTCCTCTTCCGACCAGCAATCCTATTCGACAACATATTACGGCAATGTTAAATACAGGTTTGAATCGCAATCATAA
- a CDS encoding bactofilin family protein: MIKDERRKEAGVSNLDSMPINTIVGNDIVFKGDLFGDSVIRIDGKVEGNISLKQGIILGEKAYVEGNMESDYIILFGHIKGNIKSKEVILKSTCSVQGDIVADAVEIEMGSRYDGNLKISHIEAVNKDLEMKSKTLEMVPLNKKVEG, translated from the coding sequence ATGATTAAAGATGAAAGGAGAAAAGAGGCTGGCGTCTCAAATTTGGACTCCATGCCCATAAACACTATAGTCGGTAATGATATTGTCTTTAAAGGCGATCTTTTTGGCGATAGTGTTATTCGTATCGATGGCAAGGTTGAAGGCAACATCTCGCTGAAACAGGGCATCATCCTGGGTGAGAAGGCGTATGTGGAAGGGAATATGGAAAGCGACTACATCATCCTTTTCGGACACATCAAGGGAAACATTAAAAGCAAAGAGGTTATCCTGAAGTCCACCTGTTCCGTTCAGGGAGATATTGTGGCAGATGCAGTGGAGATCGAAATGGGTAGCCGTTACGACGGTAATTTGAAGATCAGCCATATCGAGGCTGTCAATAAGGATCTCGAGATGAAGAGCAAGACCCTCGAAATGGTTCCGCTTAACAAGAAGGTTGAGGGATAA
- a CDS encoding M23 family metallopeptidase, with protein sequence MIHKTSVLIVNSKDRESKVRQVPTHIIMNWRKYAMFSALLVIAFFLVSGFMIYQNTSRQYKERLERANFIRSQIDVNKALASFASIDSGIYRLNMFLEERGLEKLKIDNMGGVSSDFDIININEFATFYENQVEGLEEVVNMLPLGKPCEGKITSEFGYRRNPFTRVGREFHSGMDIKGKVGDSIRVTGKGKVVFAGHKGGLGGCVIVRHNENLQTLYAHLHKVLVKEGQTVENTEVVGLMGNTGRSTGPHLHYEIIFNNKRINPKEYLNVNTKEKSYD encoded by the coding sequence ATGATACATAAAACCTCGGTACTGATTGTTAATTCTAAGGACAGGGAGAGTAAAGTTCGTCAAGTTCCTACCCATATCATCATGAACTGGCGTAAATATGCAATGTTTTCGGCCTTGCTGGTAATTGCATTTTTTCTGGTTTCCGGTTTCATGATCTACCAAAATACCAGCCGTCAATACAAGGAAAGGCTCGAGAGAGCCAACTTCATACGGAGCCAGATCGACGTCAACAAGGCGCTTGCCTCATTTGCCTCCATCGATTCCGGAATATACCGGCTCAATATGTTCCTCGAGGAGAGAGGGTTGGAAAAATTGAAGATTGACAATATGGGCGGGGTGAGTTCCGATTTCGACATCATCAACATCAACGAGTTCGCTACCTTTTATGAGAACCAGGTAGAGGGATTGGAAGAGGTGGTGAACATGTTGCCCCTGGGAAAGCCATGTGAAGGAAAGATCACCTCCGAATTTGGATACCGTCGCAATCCCTTTACACGGGTTGGGCGGGAGTTCCATTCCGGCATGGATATAAAAGGGAAGGTTGGCGACAGTATCCGGGTTACCGGTAAGGGGAAGGTTGTCTTTGCAGGTCATAAGGGGGGACTTGGAGGATGTGTCATTGTGCGGCATAATGAAAATTTACAGACACTCTATGCACACCTTCACAAGGTATTGGTAAAAGAGGGTCAAACAGTTGAAAATACAGAGGTAGTCGGCTTGATGGGAAATACCGGAAGGAGTACGGGACCGCATCTTCATTACGAGATAATATTTAACAACAAACGAATTAACCCCAAAGAGTATTTAAATGTTAACACAAAAGAAAAAAGTTATGATTAA
- a CDS encoding helix-turn-helix domain-containing protein produces MKKYKQLTSEQRYAIYLGLENGDTQRTIASLIGVSPSAVSRELQRNKDKRGGYSWRLAHEMAMERRERLPGNRSTPEWITEMLEAPVYFTDPYSAWQKGSIENANKLIRQYIPKGASFKDYPPDRLKRIQHRLNERPRKKLDFNTPKVEFYKQLM; encoded by the coding sequence ATGAAAAAATACAAACAGTTAACTTCAGAACAAAGGTACGCGATTTATTTAGGTTTAGAAAACGGTGACACCCAGCGGACGATCGCGAGCTTGATAGGTGTCAGTCCTTCAGCGGTGTCCAGGGAGTTGCAGCGCAACAAGGACAAGCGCGGGGGCTACTCGTGGCGACTGGCCCACGAGATGGCGATGGAGAGAAGGGAACGCCTGCCCGGCAACCGGTCCACCCCGGAATGGATCACGGAGATGCTGGAAGCCCCGGTGTACTTCACCGACCCCTATTCGGCATGGCAAAAAGGATCGATCGAAAACGCGAACAAGCTCATCCGGCAATACATCCCCAAGGGGGCGTCCTTCAAGGACTATCCACCCGACAGATTGAAGCGGATACAGCACAGGCTGAATGAAAGACCGAGGAAAAAATTGGACTTTAACACACCCAAAGTTGAGTTTTACAAACAATTAATGTAA
- a CDS encoding DHH family phosphoesterase, translating into MNYFEPLSEIIEKAALQRLFKLVERSRQILITTHLSPDGDALGASLALYHYLKLQQKDVRLMVPNSFPYFLKWMKGSDDILIHEYNPKAAQVIFDHADLIFCLDYNIPKRVGGMAPLLEKSSAHKILVDHHLFPGDIFDVVISHPAISSTSELIFRLLYQAGRYEGIDRTVAECIYCGMMTDTGGFTFNSNNPEIYLIISLLLRKGVDKDRIYSLVYNNLTEDRFRLLGFTLSQRMKVYPELHTALIWLSLEDQKQFRYNKGDTEGFVNYPLSIKDIIFSVFIREEEEMVKLSFRSQGSFPTNEFAAQFFQGGGHLNASGGEFFGSLSDALARFEEGVAHYADKLRSISR; encoded by the coding sequence ATGAACTATTTCGAACCCTTATCGGAGATTATAGAGAAGGCTGCTCTACAGCGGCTGTTTAAGCTGGTGGAGAGGAGCCGGCAGATTTTGATCACTACACACCTCTCCCCCGACGGGGATGCGTTGGGGGCGTCGCTAGCCCTCTATCATTACCTGAAACTGCAACAGAAGGATGTAAGGCTGATGGTGCCCAACTCGTTTCCCTATTTCCTCAAGTGGATGAAAGGTTCCGACGATATCCTCATTCACGAGTATAACCCTAAGGCTGCACAGGTAATTTTTGATCATGCCGATCTGATTTTCTGTCTCGATTACAATATCCCGAAACGGGTGGGGGGCATGGCGCCGCTGCTGGAAAAATCGTCCGCGCACAAAATACTTGTCGATCATCACCTTTTCCCCGGCGACATCTTTGATGTGGTGATCTCCCATCCCGCTATTTCATCCACAAGCGAACTGATTTTCAGGTTGCTATATCAGGCCGGCCGGTATGAGGGTATCGACAGGACCGTGGCAGAGTGTATCTATTGCGGGATGATGACCGATACCGGAGGTTTTACATTCAACTCCAACAATCCGGAGATATACCTGATAATAAGCCTGCTGCTCCGCAAGGGAGTGGATAAGGACCGAATCTATTCGCTTGTCTACAATAACCTTACCGAAGATCGTTTTCGGCTTCTGGGCTTTACCTTGTCTCAACGGATGAAGGTTTACCCCGAGCTGCACACGGCACTCATCTGGCTCTCGCTCGAGGATCAGAAGCAGTTCAGATACAACAAGGGCGACACCGAGGGGTTTGTGAATTATCCGCTAAGCATCAAGGATATTATCTTTTCCGTTTTTATCCGCGAAGAGGAGGAGATGGTGAAACTTTCGTTCCGGTCGCAAGGCTCTTTCCCCACAAATGAATTTGCAGCGCAGTTCTTTCAGGGCGGAGGGCATCTGAACGCCTCGGGAGGAGAGTTCTTCGGTTCGTTGAGTGATGCTCTTGCCCGGTTTGAGGAGGGGGTCGCGCACTATGCAGACAAGCTGAGGAGCATCTCAAGGTAG
- a CDS encoding ComEC/Rec2 family competence protein gives MSGLVEKIPFFRLLLPAVTSLTVSAFLVELPFPLLGCIVGAGVVAISLLLPEKRQFACRWLFGGGLFVLIFFLFAMLFRQKEMESAYAFSDTPLACIATVTDFPEEKLRTYACNVRIGYPLQRRIVVYLQKDERAMSIGPGDEIWFVAPIRPFRNFGNPDDFNYARFMRNNGFSGHAFLSSTNWHVTGKKHFSFYIAAQKVRSRVLRFYRQLELDRDARSFVSALTLGYKQELTNELKEAFRASGTSHVLAVSGLHVGIVYGVFAFLFSFLGKSGARAVLKQLLIVVALWFYAFLTGLSPSVLRATLMLTIASIGWAAGKKGFTLNSLGAAAFLILFFDPMSLFNVGFQLSFAAVLAILLYKPVMDRLFRPRGSIGKFGWGLLSVSISAQAGVFPIVLYYFGTFPTYFFIANMVVVPLTGIAIYATVPILLLEGMRPHFHIVADGLYPVCEWGLKMVVHLVLKVVYLVESLPYAELAVKQLSALQAFLLSLMVFFTFRFFGCRKAGSLISGLTCSLLLMLTLTFSNLYRDQMQLAVFNRTGFSDIGLYGRGRRIYFEVEENGFIPHPTKKIVRLSENRYMGAKSDRPMEIDLLILSRDPTFSINQLSAIFSADKIVLDSSLPPHCRSRLVEECKKLGISFHDVGQDGAYFINL, from the coding sequence ATGAGCGGGTTGGTGGAAAAGATACCTTTTTTCAGGCTATTACTCCCGGCTGTAACCTCATTAACTGTATCAGCATTTCTAGTTGAACTCCCATTTCCCCTGCTGGGATGCATTGTGGGAGCGGGAGTAGTGGCCATCTCCTTACTTCTCCCGGAGAAACGGCAATTTGCCTGCCGCTGGCTCTTCGGTGGGGGGCTTTTTGTGTTGATCTTCTTTCTCTTCGCCATGCTGTTCCGCCAAAAGGAGATGGAATCGGCCTACGCTTTTTCCGACACTCCGTTGGCCTGCATCGCCACGGTGACCGATTTTCCGGAAGAGAAGTTACGCACCTACGCCTGCAATGTCCGTATCGGCTATCCGTTACAACGCCGGATTGTGGTTTATCTGCAGAAGGATGAGCGGGCAATGAGTATCGGTCCGGGCGACGAGATTTGGTTTGTAGCCCCGATACGTCCTTTCAGGAATTTTGGAAACCCCGACGATTTCAATTACGCCCGGTTTATGCGGAACAACGGTTTTTCGGGCCATGCCTTTCTCTCATCCACCAACTGGCACGTTACAGGTAAAAAGCATTTTTCCTTCTATATTGCAGCACAGAAAGTGCGGAGCAGGGTATTGAGATTCTACCGGCAGTTGGAGCTGGATCGGGATGCCCGCTCGTTTGTCTCCGCGCTTACCTTGGGATACAAGCAGGAGCTGACAAACGAACTCAAGGAGGCTTTCCGGGCCTCAGGCACTTCTCATGTGCTGGCCGTCAGCGGCCTGCATGTGGGGATTGTTTATGGAGTTTTTGCTTTTCTCTTTTCCTTCCTTGGGAAAAGCGGTGCACGGGCTGTGTTGAAACAGCTGCTGATTGTAGTCGCGCTATGGTTTTATGCCTTTCTTACAGGACTTTCCCCATCTGTTCTCCGGGCAACCCTGATGCTCACTATTGCCTCCATCGGATGGGCTGCCGGTAAAAAAGGGTTTACCCTCAACTCACTGGGGGCAGCAGCCTTTCTTATCCTCTTCTTTGATCCGATGAGCCTTTTCAATGTTGGATTCCAGTTGAGTTTTGCAGCCGTCCTGGCAATTCTTCTATACAAGCCGGTGATGGATAGGCTCTTTCGGCCACGTGGCTCAATCGGTAAGTTTGGATGGGGCCTCCTCTCGGTTTCAATATCTGCCCAGGCGGGAGTCTTTCCCATCGTGTTGTACTATTTCGGAACCTTTCCCACCTATTTCTTTATTGCCAATATGGTGGTGGTTCCCTTGACAGGCATTGCGATCTACGCTACTGTTCCGATACTTCTCCTTGAGGGGATGAGGCCCCATTTTCATATCGTTGCCGATGGCCTCTATCCGGTTTGCGAATGGGGGTTGAAGATGGTGGTCCATCTTGTGCTGAAGGTGGTTTATCTTGTCGAATCCCTGCCTTATGCAGAGTTGGCTGTAAAACAGCTCTCCGCGTTGCAGGCATTTTTGTTGTCACTCATGGTTTTCTTCACGTTTCGTTTTTTTGGTTGTAGAAAAGCGGGATCCCTGATCTCCGGCCTGACCTGCTCGCTTCTCCTTATGCTGACTCTCACTTTTAGTAACCTGTACCGGGATCAGATGCAGTTGGCGGTTTTTAACAGAACTGGGTTCAGCGATATCGGCCTCTATGGGAGAGGTAGACGGATCTACTTCGAAGTTGAGGAAAACGGTTTTATACCCCATCCGACAAAAAAAATAGTCCGGCTCTCCGAAAATCGTTATATGGGTGCGAAGAGTGATCGGCCGATGGAGATCGATCTGCTGATTCTCTCAAGGGATCCCACTTTCTCGATAAATCAGTTGAGTGCCATTTTCAGTGCCGACAAGATAGTGCTGGACAGTTCCCTCCCTCCACACTGCAGATCCCGGCTGGTTGAAGAGTGTAAAAAACTTGGAATCTCCTTCCATGATGTAGGGCAGGATGGAGCATATTTCATAAATTTGTAG